The region gtataCAAAATCCATATCTCATTGGTTTACTTTTGCAGGAAGTTATGGAGAAAGCATATATGGAGGGAAGTTTCCAGGTGAGAAAAGTCACTATGTTCATTACTTGTGTTTTCTGTTTGAATGTTGATGATCATAAATACATAATATGTCTTTAGGTAGTTGAGGATTTCATTTAATTTGTTTAAAAAGTGTATGCAAAAGAAATTGAAATAAACCTTTTAGCTTCTATCTCCCCAAAATTtctatatatgtttatattttgaGAGAATGGGTTTCCTTTTTGAATTGCCTGTGAAGGTGGGGGCTGACATTGGTCTTATTCTCGGTGCATGGGAGCTCAACCCACAATGAAATGGGCAAATTGTAATTGTCTTGAAAAATGGTGGGTGTATGAATATTTTGTGTGCCTTTCTTTCTAGGTTTGAAATCTTTGGTAAAATACAAAGTATTTGGTTTGGATGATTTATGCAGCTAGTTAAGTCTAATGTATAATGTATGCTTTATATTTATGCCCAATACATTGTCATGAGTTTTTTTATCTGGCTTTTTTTCCATGTTAAGTTCCTGGctaccttattattattattttgaattggttataatcaaaatttgttACATTTCAGATGAATCCTCCAAACTGAAACATGATGCTCCTGGCCTTCTAACAATGGCAATTGCTGATCGTGATTCACGTGGCTCTTTATTTAATGTGACATTTGGCGCTAATCGCCACCTGGATAGGTTTGCTCATCTTTGTTGTTACAATTTTATGTTGGACAAATTGATAGAAATAGCTACATACCTTACTTTTGTTATGGTTACATATTGCtattattgataaaaaaaaagtgttaagtatgttgctattacgGGTAAAAAAATAAATACACTGCATGTATTGGTATTTCCTACATGTTATCTTTTTATATTTATCTGAAAAGTTAGAGTTTTAGCAACATTAACTGTCTAACTTTTGAtggaaaaggaaatttaagtgtTGGAAATGGAATTTCTTGAACAGGAAGTATGTTatttttggaaagcttgttcaaGGACTTGATGTATTGAAGAAGATAGAAAATGTGGGTGATGAAGATGGAATGCCAACTGTGACAGTGAAGATCATTTATTGTGGGGAAGTAAACGAGAGTGAGAATCAAAGCTCTGGTATGGTGGATAATTATTGCATTTTTAATGACAtaattgtttgtttatttttttaaaataaagtctctgtttttgatgtttttatagATAAGAAGGCAGCCAGCAAGTTGAAAAGTGGGAAAGATGTTTCTTCAGAGGTTCACAGCCATGAAGTGAAGCGGAAGGGAAAGCACAAGAAATCTTCAAAAGATaaaaggaagaaaagaaaaagatATTCTTCATCTGATTCAGACAGTTCATCTGACATGGAATCTGACTCATCTGATTCGGATAGTGATTCCGACTCTGATGATTCATCCTCGTCATCATCTGATGTCAGCTCTTCAAGTGATGACAGGCGTAAGAGAAAAAAGAGATCCAGAAAGGATCGACACAAACGTGGAAAAAGAAAGGACAAAAAACGCGAGAAGAAGCGTAGGAGACGCGATAAGAAATCCAAACGTAAATCAAAGAGGTTggtatggtattttaattttagTTAAACCTTaaataaagtaatgttttattcttTATAAAAGTTATTATATATCATTTTGTAGGGTGTCTGGTAGCGGAAGTGAGAGTTCAAGTGAAAGCGAACATGCGTCTGAGGACAATAATGGTGATGTCAAAAAGCGAAACCGGAAacataataatagtaataataaatcTCCTACAGCTGAATTTGAAGATGGTAAAACAGGAGATGCATTTGCATTTGATGGACATGTAAAGGAGGAAGAAGGTGAATACCCGAAAGAAAATGGTGGGGACCGCCCAAGCAATGGTGTTGACCTGGCGAAGGCTGATATAGTCGATGACCATCTCGGAAACTCTAGGTTCAatcaaatttaataaaactttattattattattattattaaattctttctaatcttattttttttttactaaacAGAAGTAGAAGCAAAAGTCCTCCTCGAAGGGAATTGAGCAAGAGTATGAGTATTAGCCCAAGGAGGAGTCAAAGTGTTAGTGGGACCCCTCCTAGACGGGCCCCATCACGTAGCCCGGTCAGAAGCGAAAGCAGCAGCAAGAGTCCGGTTAGAAGCATAAGCAGAAGTCCAGTGAGGGGCAAAAACGTCAGAAGCATAACTCCCTCACCATCACCTCCACGAAGGAGTGTTTCTAGAAGCCCACTGCGAACATCGTCTAGAAAATCCTCACGAAAATCAGTAAGCAGAAGTCCGGTTAGATCTTCCAGAAGAAGCTACAGCAGAAGCCCAGTCAGATCATCTAAAAGAAGCTTGAGCAGAAGCTCTGGTAGACCGCCTTTAAGAAGAAGCCCTAGCAGGAGTCCGGTCAGACCGCCTATGAGGGGTGGTCGCCGGAGCTATTCCAGGAGTCCGGTAGGTGGGCGTAGGGCGGCTAGGTCACCGGAGAGAAGCTTGTCTAGAAGCGCTTCACCTGATGGCTCTCCCAAACGTATCAGAAGAGGACGCGGTTTCAGTAACCGATTTTCTTACGCACGCCGATACCATTCTCCCGATCGCTCCCCGGTCAGATCTTATCGCTATAGAAGTGACCGCGACCGTGACCGTGACCGGTAACAAACTAACAGCTAGCAATTTTAAATTaagttttttaatatatttaatataaaaacaatTAAACCAATATTTTGGTTTGTAGTTATTCAAGCTATAGAAGGCGCAGCCCACTGAGAGACAGAAGTCCACCAAGGTATTTTGGAGTAATAATGGAATCTTTTTTTTTGGTGAGAAagtgattatttgattgttaaaTTCAATTATTTACACAGGTACAGAGGGAGAAGAAGCAGGACACGGAGTCCGAGTGTGTCCCGGAGTCCTGTCCCTGTGCGGTACCGCCGGCGCTACAGTCGGAGCCGGTCGCCGGTGGAGACATCAAGGTACAGGCCATCACCGCCAGTGGAGAGGAGGAGGGCGCCACGCAGCAGGACCCCGCATTCTCAAAGTAGGAGCCCGTATGAACGTAGGTCCTCTCCATCACCATCTCCGAGAAGGAGcgtgaagtcaaagtcaaagtcaaaatcgcCATCGAGATCAAGGTCAATGTCGAGGTCAAGATCTAGGTCGTCTTCTGGAAGCCCACCTGGGAAGAAAGGACTGGTGTCGTATGGAGATGGTTCTCCAGACAGTCAGAAGtgagaagagaagagaaagaTCTTACTTTTGAGGGTGAAATGATTTATAGACTTGGTAATTGGTACACTATGTAGGGTGGGTGtgttttgaataatttgactatttCTCTTGTATTTCTTTCTTCTTCTGTGGAGTGACTGTTGAGGTGCTGCTAGACTAGTAACGATGATTGGATATGTGTTTGTTTTTAAGAGGTTGGTTAGACTGAGGGGAATGGGACCGAGTATCAattatgttatgttttaaaaAGCCTCTTCTGTTTTTATCTTTATTGTTATGGTTTGCTCTTTGATCAGTGCGACTTGAAGGTAGTTTGTGCATTTATATATGTATTAACATAATCTTGTGTGCTTGAATTGATACATTATATTATAATCTTTTCAAAGAATAAGCTAACAAGTTAAAAGGAGGGTCATCAAGATGTATTGAATTATTAAGTAGATTGAGAGAAGATTATTTACCATCTCTTTAAGACCGGTAATAATTGCGACATATGTATTGtatttagttatttattatttattaaccgATAAAATTGGAATAAGTTACCTAAAATTTAGGGGAAAATATGATTAATTACGTAAGTTCAGGGGGTATTTTGGTTTACGGCAACAGCAGGCGACGTGTAGAAGAAGAATCTCGGGAACCCTAGCAGAGGTTTGTTTCTCAATCCTACGCCGCTACGACCATTGCCGCTTTCTCCACTCCACGATGATAACAAAGAAACATCCGTCGCCGTTTCTCAATCCAACGGTAATATGATTTACTTGTTCGTTATTATTTGAATCTATTAAACACAAGATATAAGCCGAAGCATTTTGATTGAAATAAGACAGTAACCAATAAATACTAAAAGCCAATCTCTTTTCTGTAGCTTGGTAACATTTGTATTACTAATAAATGATGAATGTATTATTGATTGTACTTGGGTTTTTGATTGACAGGGTAACATTAATGATATTGATCGTAATGTTCTATGCAATGTGTTACACATCAAACAATGCTCCAAAGCCTCCCAATATATGGTGAAGTTTACAAAGCAAAGGCATTGGAATCATCAAACAAGTATGTCTCTACCTTTTATAAGCTTCTTCATTTTCAGTAACATTATAGGAATTAGACACTCTTTCTTTGTCACCACTGCATTTGTGATGGCATTGGCAGCTGGTAAGCTTTGGGACACCATTTCTGAATGCATCTCCCAAATTCAATCTGATTGTGATGATGAAGCTAAAGAGAGGGCACTTCAAACCCTAGTTTCCATCACAAAAGCAAGCCCTCCACACAGAAATTTAGTCATGCAGAATCAGGAAGCCATCCCCGCTCTCCTCTCCCTGCTCAAATCCTCCTCCCGTGCTCTTGAAAGACTCTCACTTTCCATCCTCTTCAACCTCTCATTAAACCCTAATCTCAAATCCACCCTTGCTGACATGGCAACCATTCAACACCTCAATACTGTGATCCTGTCTCGTGGGTCACTCGAGTCTAGCAAACTAGCAGCTTCTTTGATATGCAGCCTGGCAATGCTAGACAAGAATAAAGCAGTGTTTGGGGTAGCGAATACTATTCAAGCATTGTTGAAGGGAGTTTCAAGGCCTAATAGTCCTGTGACACATCACCTTCTCAGCTCACTTGCTGAGTTGGTGCACTTCCATGGGAATTGCACATTGGCTGTTAGATCAGGTGCAGTTGGTGTTCTCCTGAGAATAGTTGAGAACAAAGACAGTGAAGATCTTTGTGGGACTGCTCTTAGTATTCTTGGGCTTCTTGCTAAGTTTGATGAAGGGCTAAAAGCTTTGACAAATACACCTAGTATTGTGAGTAGAATGCTTGATGTGTTGAAAGGTAGGTCCATGTTGAATAATGAAGGTGCAGCCGAGGTACTTCTTCGTGTTTTTGATGAGAGTGAAGAATGCTTGAGAGATGCTATCGGATTGCCTGATTTCATGTATACATTAGCTGAGCTCTCGGTGAGAGGATCAACGAGAGCTCGGGAGAAAGCTTCTCTACTGTTGAGAAAACTTGAGGCTAATGAATCATATGTAGATGATGATCTGGTGTTCTTGAAATGGTAAGGTAGGATGCGTGTCTTAAGAAAAGTAACATAATAAGAGCTTTTGTTTGTTTTGTAGCACATGAGTGTGCACATTATTAGGTCCTCTTTGAAGGTTTAGGTAATGAATAGATGGGTTTGGTGTTAAAAAAGGCATGGAGTTTATAGGATTGAAGCCATGACTCACAAAACTACGAACTACATAAAAAATGAATTTGAGAGTTACATAAAGCCATAAAGTTAAATTTATAAAGAAAGCATAACTATCTTGCATCCaaatacaacaacaacaacaaataaaCCCAAATCCCATAAAGTCTTGTGAGGTAAGTGGGAGGTTTGATGTAGGTGGTCTTAGTGTCTTGCCTCCACCCGTGGGTAGAGAGGCTACCTCTATAGGAGACTTTCGCCATGATCAAGGATGCACCATACATGAGCAAATAAAAGCAATATACAATTAAATATACTAATACTAGAAATAGTACTAATTGTAAAAATGAAATAACATAAGACGATAAATACTTAAATGCCTAAATGATAATACAAGAAACAAAACTTATGCTACTACACTAACCTAATTCTCCGTCTCCACTCCTACCTATGTGAGGTCTGTAGAAGGTGCCAACTCCTTCGTGTCTAACCTCACACTATAGTTACGTTGCGTCCTCGGTCGACCTCTCCTCTTCGCCTTACCGTAGATGTGACGCCTCGATCCATTGAGTACCGTCATCTATCCTTAGTACACTTTATTTTAAATACAACTAAGATAATACCTTAGATTTCATCTTCATCATGGTTTAACAAAATTACATAAGCAAAAGTGCATAAAAGAAAAACTATTTTAACCGTTTAtaattcatccaaaatttctgtTAAAACACTAACTACTTGTGGTCCTTCTTCTTTCCTGAGATACATACATGAATACATAAGCTTTAAGTTTAGTGAGTATTTTGGTTTTAATATTTAGCATAAACATTTGATGGAAAAATAACAATTAAATGCTTGAAAACATTAATTTGAGATCTTATAGCTACATGTAAGTAGGCCCAACTTCTGGGAGGTTTGCTAACCTTGGGATTCATATAAGGCTGTCCCATAAGGTCCGTTTTTAAGACGTCCCTTCATCCCATACCCAATGCGTTGGGTTACTTGGGTATTTAAATGACCGTACTTAACATGAATAAAACTTTCATGCTAACTTCATAATATGTTGTTAAATgtctttgaaaaatcatttgaGCAAGTGAACATGGCAAATAATTTAAATGCATTGAACATATACGTAGCATGTATGTATCCCATTAAATCACATAAATATACTCACCTTTCTTTGAGCTTTTAGGCTTCTTTTTAATCTTTTAAGTCACCACCAAGCTTGATAGTGTATTCTAGGATGAAAAAAAATGCTTAACTTCACTTGCTATGTCTAGTAAAATTGTGTGCATTGCTTGCTTGTTCTTTAGGCCTAAAACATAGTACATTGTTGATGAGATGATTACACCTAGTGTACTTGTTGTACCTCATCTCCTTAGAAGCTTACACCTCAAGCCTCTAGCTCTTCTATGTCATCTTCCAGCTTAGCTTAATCTCCTTAGAAGCTTACACCTCAAGCCTCTAGCTCTTCCATGCCATCTTCTAGCTTAGCTTAATCACTCAAAATCTAGGCAACGCTTATCTCTACTTGTATATGCTAGCTTGGTTACTACTTTTAGCCTTGATTTGTCATGCTAAGCTTTGGTTTACTTGTAGCTGGTGTTGTGGTACTTGTAAGCATATGGTAAGCTACTTGTGTGCTtgcttattttcaacttttctttTTACATAAAATTTGCAACATTCTTCTATAACAACTATTCTTAAAGTGTCCCTTATGTTCTTTTATATTACAAGGGTGTTATGGTAGATGATTGCCTCCTCTTGACATATCTAAACCACTAAAATCTTTCTTTCCTCGAATTTTCGGTGGTTCACGCAACTCCTAACTTATTTATGATTATAGCATTCAGTATTTTCTCCAACATTGTTGTAAAGCATAAACACTGAAGGATCCTCATTTCAGAAATTTCCATCTTCCTCTCATGCTCTTTTTTTTCCGGCTAACATTTGAAGCAACTACCACCTTGTATCTTGCATCCAAATGATGCCAATGGTTGTTTTAAAACAATTTTGGCTAAGGGTGTAGAC is a window of Lactuca sativa cultivar Salinas chromosome 1, Lsat_Salinas_v11, whole genome shotgun sequence DNA encoding:
- the LOC111911910 gene encoding peptidyl-prolyl cis-trans isomerase CYP95 isoform X1, whose protein sequence is MSKKNPFVYLDVSIDGDPVERMVFELFSDTVPKTAENFRALCTGEKGNSQKTGKPLHYKGSFFHRIIKGSMAQGGDFYKRDGSYGESIYGGKFPDESSKLKHDAPGLLTMAIADRDSRGSLFNVTFGANRHLDRKYVIFGKLVQGLDVLKKIENVGDEDGMPTVTVKIIYCGEVNESENQSSDKKAASKLKSGKDVSSEVHSHEVKRKGKHKKSSKDKRKKRKRYSSSDSDSSSDMESDSSDSDSDSDSDDSSSSSSDVSSSSDDRRKRKKRSRKDRHKRGKRKDKKREKKRRRRDKKSKRKSKRVSGSGSESSSESEHASEDNNGDVKKRNRKHNNSNNKSPTAEFEDGKTGDAFAFDGHVKEEEGEYPKENGGDRPSNGVDLAKADIVDDHLGNSRSRSKSPPRRELSKSMSISPRRSQSVSGTPPRRAPSRSPVRSESSSKSPVRSISRSPVRGKNVRSITPSPSPPRRSVSRSPLRTSSRKSSRKSVSRSPVRSSRRSYSRSPVRSSKRSLSRSSGRPPLRRSPSRSPVRPPMRGGRRSYSRSPVGGRRAARSPERSLSRSASPDGSPKRIRRGRGFSNRFSYARRYHSPDRSPVRSYRYRSDRDRDRDRYSSYRRRSPLRDRSPPRYRGRRSRTRSPSVSRSPVPVRYRRRYSRSRSPVETSRYRPSPPVERRRAPRSRTPHSQSRSPYERRSSPSPSPRRSVKSKSKSKSPSRSRSMSRSRSRSSSGSPPGKKGLVSYGDGSPDSQK
- the LOC111911910 gene encoding peptidyl-prolyl cis-trans isomerase CYP95 isoform X2; translation: MAIADRDSRGSLFNVTFGANRHLDRKYVIFGKLVQGLDVLKKIENVGDEDGMPTVTVKIIYCGEVNESENQSSDKKAASKLKSGKDVSSEVHSHEVKRKGKHKKSSKDKRKKRKRYSSSDSDSSSDMESDSSDSDSDSDSDDSSSSSSDVSSSSDDRRKRKKRSRKDRHKRGKRKDKKREKKRRRRDKKSKRKSKRVSGSGSESSSESEHASEDNNGDVKKRNRKHNNSNNKSPTAEFEDGKTGDAFAFDGHVKEEEGEYPKENGGDRPSNGVDLAKADIVDDHLGNSRSRSKSPPRRELSKSMSISPRRSQSVSGTPPRRAPSRSPVRSESSSKSPVRSISRSPVRGKNVRSITPSPSPPRRSVSRSPLRTSSRKSSRKSVSRSPVRSSRRSYSRSPVRSSKRSLSRSSGRPPLRRSPSRSPVRPPMRGGRRSYSRSPVGGRRAARSPERSLSRSASPDGSPKRIRRGRGFSNRFSYARRYHSPDRSPVRSYRYRSDRDRDRDRYSSYRRRSPLRDRSPPRYRGRRSRTRSPSVSRSPVPVRYRRRYSRSRSPVETSRYRPSPPVERRRAPRSRTPHSQSRSPYERRSSPSPSPRRSVKSKSKSKSPSRSRSMSRSRSRSSSGSPPGKKGLVSYGDGSPDSQK
- the LOC111911912 gene encoding U-box domain-containing protein 2 isoform X1 translates to MITKKHPSPFLNPTGNINDIDRNVLCNVLHIKQCSKASQYMVKFTKQRHWNHQTSMSLPFISFFIFSNIIGIRHSFFVTTAFVMALAAGKLWDTISECISQIQSDCDDEAKERALQTLVSITKASPPHRNLVMQNQEAIPALLSLLKSSSRALERLSLSILFNLSLNPNLKSTLADMATIQHLNTVILSRGSLESSKLAASLICSLAMLDKNKAVFGVANTIQALLKGVSRPNSPVTHHLLSSLAELVHFHGNCTLAVRSGAVGVLLRIVENKDSEDLCGTALSILGLLAKFDEGLKALTNTPSIVSRMLDVLKGRSMLNNEGAAEVLLRVFDESEECLRDAIGLPDFMYTLAELSVRGSTRAREKASLLLRKLEANESYVDDDLVFLKW
- the LOC111911912 gene encoding U-box domain-containing protein 2 isoform X3, yielding MITKKHPSPFLNPTGNINDIDRNVLCNVLHIKQCSKASQYMVKFTKQRHWNHQTTGKLWDTISECISQIQSDCDDEAKERALQTLVSITKASPPHRNLVMQNQEAIPALLSLLKSSSRALERLSLSILFNLSLNPNLKSTLADMATIQHLNTVILSRGSLESSKLAASLICSLAMLDKNKAVFGVANTIQALLKGVSRPNSPVTHHLLSSLAELVHFHGNCTLAVRSGAVGVLLRIVENKDSEDLCGTALSILGLLAKFDEGLKALTNTPSIVSRMLDVLKGRSMLNNEGAAEVLLRVFDESEECLRDAIGLPDFMYTLAELSVRGSTRAREKASLLLRKLEANESYVDDDLVFLKW
- the LOC111911912 gene encoding U-box domain-containing protein 2 isoform X2, with the translated sequence MITKKHPSPFLNPTGNINDIDRNVLCNVLHIKQCSKASQYMVKFTKQRHWNHQTSMSLPFISFFIFSNIIGIRHSFFVTTAFVMALAAGKLWDTISECISQIQSDCDDEAKERALQTLVSITKASPPHRNLVMQNQEAIPALLSLLKSSSRALERLSLSILFNLSLNPNLKSTLADMATIQHLNTVILSRGSLESSKLAASLICSLAMLDKNKAVFGVANTIQALLKGVSRPNSPVTHHLLSSLAELVHFHGNCTLAVRSGAVGVLLRIVENKDSEDLCGTALSILGLLAKFDEGLKALTNTPSIVSRMLDVLKGRSMLNNEGAAEVLLRVFDESEECLRDAIGLPDFMYTLAELSVRGSTRAREKASLLLRKLEANESYVDDDLVFLK